The Branchiostoma floridae strain S238N-H82 chromosome 3, Bfl_VNyyK, whole genome shotgun sequence genomic sequence NNNNNNNNNNNNNNNNNNNNNNNNNNNNNNNNNNNNNNNNNNNNNNNNNNNNNNNNNNNNNNNNNNNNNNNNNNNNNNNNNNNNNNNNNNNNNNNNNNNNNNNNNNNNNNNNNNNNNNNNNNNNNNNNNNNNNNNNNNNNNNNNNNNNNNNNNNNNNNNNNNNNNNNNNNNNNNNNNNNNNNNNNNNNNNNNNNNNNNNNNNNNNNNNNNNNNNNNNNNNNNNNNNNNNNNNNNNNNNNNNNNNNNNNNNNNNNNNNNNNNNNNNNNNNNNNNNNNNNNNNNNTATAACATTATGGGCTTAATACACGTAtgaaatagcttaagtagagtcTTAAGGGACATCGTTGAAAGAGTGAGAGGTTTGAGGCCGAATACAGCTTTACGTGCCTTTAGAGACAGATTCTTTTTAGCTAAGGAATAAGTACCTGACGAGGACAACGTCAGGCCTAGGTAGGGGTAGGAGTTTGCGATTTCGATGTTATCTACGCCAAATAAGAAATTTATGTTCTTGAGGAGTCTCCCTGATTTGTTAAAGATCACggctttagttttctttaggttCACCTGCAGTTTCCATTTTTCGCAGAAGGAATGAAGCCTGTCAAGGGCACATTGTAAGCCGGTTTCAGACTCTGAAAGTAGTACTACATCATCTGCGTAAAGTAGACAAGAAACGAGGAGGTGGTGTAGGGAGGGTGGGTCGCAGTCGGGGGTATCTAAATCTTTAACTAAATCATCTATAAATAAGCTGAAAAGAGTAGGACTGAGGTTGCATCCTTGCCTTACACCTCTGTCAGTTGTAAACAGTGGTGTAAGGCCGGTAGGAGTTTTAACACATGTCATCGGATTAGAGTACATGGATTTAATCAATTTGTAGAACTTGCCGCCTATGCCCAGGTTAAGTAGTTTGTAACGTAGACCTTCTCTCCAGACGCAGTCAAAAGCTTTTCTGAAGTCTATAAAGCAGGTGTAGAGGCGTCTGTTGGTGTTGGTGTATTTTGATATCAGTGTGTCAATAACAAAGATGTTGTCGTTAGTTCCGAAATTCTTTCTGAAGCCAGTCTGGTTGGGGGAAATGAGGTTGTGATCATCTATATATTCGGTGAGACGAGTATTCATTATTGTTGTAAATAATTTGGCAAGGCAGCTAATTACAGAAATTCCCCTGTAATTGTTCGGGTCATCTTTTTGACCGCCTTtatgtacaggtacaatgtgGCTTTCACGCCATTGTTGGGGAAAGTGCCCGGTTGAAAGGATTAAATTGAACAGTTTAGTTAATGGATATGTAAGAATATGTGCTGCGCATTTTAGCATTTAACTTGCCAATTTTTgactatggttaaaagaggaattttcctaaacaaccaggtagttttcactgaaaataaagccgatttatttttcgaccaaaaaaatgccatttcgACATTTCAGTGAGAGCGAGTGTACTTTGTTCTTGATCTGGCCTCTCTTGTGCTTTGGTCTTTGAAATAAGGAACATTTGAAGCATGCAGGACTGGAGTTGGTTGTCAGAGAGCTTTGAAGATTTATGCTTCTATGTGGAGATTTCGGTTTCAGCTTTTCAGCCCGATACTGCATCATTTGTATCTTCTGTAGGCGCGAATTTGGAGCTGTGTCCCGTGCTGTGTAGATATATGATGCATGACCGGATGACATTGTACAGAGTACAAAGGGATAATGTTGACATGAAAGAACAGTGAGAGAAAACGTTTCTTCAAACAAACCACGAAGGAAAACTACAATTCCCTTCTCTCCTTTGAAGAGAATAGGAAACTTTCTCGCTCTAACTACTGCATTTGACTCGATCATAACGAATAGTCCTTAGAGGGGTGTGACTTATGTGGTAAGGTGAGTAGCCCAGATTGAAGAATACTGAATCTGGCAAACTGTGACAGCAAAAGCTGACCTACAAATCATCATCGAGCATGTTGAGCCGTTTTATATTAACTGGGCCCTAACTCATATCAACCAATGTGTTACAGTGCCCATGAGTATACAGTGTCATTTGTCCACCAGCCATTTTAAGGAAGAACATATGTTTCAAAATCAACACTGATGTGTTTCAGGTACAAGAAGACATATTGgaccatacatacatatatactagATACGTATGATAAAGGTTAATAGGTATAGCATTTTTGCGGCTTGGATAAAGCATAAATTCTTGATTCTATCAAATAGAGCATATTTCTGGACTGTTTTTACGACTAATTGAGTACAGAATTATCCATAACAATTGACATACACAGAAACTAAATCCCTTTAGCCTCTTGGGCTGGAAGAGGATTTGCACTCGCAAATACACAATTTGTCTTAGATATATTAccttcattttcaaaaaggtgacaacacatgcacatgtacaatactTCTAGCCTAGATGTGAATAAAAAGAGTGATGTACTATTCGTATATCgtttttgttgattttcttgttgaaaacattttctccATATGCAATTTTGTTTCTAGAAATCAGGTTGGGAGGGAAATTTCCTGGTTGAAAATTGTTGATTTTTGCATAAATGTTTCCTGTTATGATTCATATTCAAAACTAAGTTAGTGTTTTATAAGGCTCTGCTGTGTCCCGGAGCTACCTTATCGAACAAGATAGCATTATACAACTGAGACAAGCTAATAGGGTAATAAGTATATCAGGAGCCATAAAGGTGATACATATGTTCCCCAAGGCTTCATTTTGGGGCCCACGCTGCGCCATGAAAATGTCTAAGTGGATCCCAATTAGATCTTCCAGTGAGATACAAGCCGGAAACTGTGGGTAAATTGACGCTCAATTATATCCACCCCACAGCTGGGTCTACTTGTGTTGGATCTAAGTGGAATATAAATGCTATCTCAGGTGGTTATTACTTCTCTTCGTGCTTTCAATGGAGATACGATGGCCGGTCTTACACACAGCACACTCAGCGACTGTCCGAGCGACGCTCTTAGATAACTGTGATTTGTGCAACCACTGCGGTGTATTAATACAATACTATAATGATGTATTTAACAAATTGCTTCCTCAGAACAAAGTTAGGCCAGTTTTTTCCCCTTTTCATCGTCACCTCATTTCAGCTGGGGCCGATGCAGGCCACCACGGCCAGTGCCATTCTCTTCTATTCTGTACTTACTCCCTCACTTCTCCCAGGCATAACACAACTTTAAAAGTCCCTTATAATGACTGTTTTTCCAAGTCATTTGTTGTCTTCTCCTTTTCTTTTCCTTGTAAAATCCAGTTCAATTCCACCTTTCTGACATGTCCAACCATCGCatcctagcctccaccaggccttcccaTGGGGGTATAGACAGGATGGTCCGTCTGCGGGAAGCTCGAAGTAACCTGGAAAtcagacttttagccagggccGTCATAGAATCTGTTCGGCAGCTAAGGCATGTCTTCCGTGGACCTTAGCACTCCGTGGAGGTGTCATGCAGGGAGAGTTTGCCGGCCTAGCTAGTCTGGTTGCCAGGGTAAATCCGAAGCTAATGAACCCTACGGGGCTTAACTGTTCTTAAGCGTAGAGACTGATCAGACCAGTGCTCTGTGTACTAACTATCACAGACAAAGATAGACAGGCGTAGTTGTCCTTTACACTGCCAGGCTGACCGGTTTGAGATATGTTGCTGCTATCTCAAACTGCAAATCATCTGCATTTTTCAAAACCGTATTCCGAAGAGTCTGAAAGCGCCACAAATCCATTCTGCCTTGTTCTCTTGCTCTATAAATCATTCAGTACTTTGGTTCCACTGTTTAAGAAACATGTACTTTGATCATTGACTTGAAAACTTGGCTCTTTGCTGCAGCTGCTAAGATTTCAAAAACAGATGTTCACATGAAACTTGTAAAAAGATAGTTGGCCTTTTACGTTCCCATTATCAGAGTAAATCGTTTTGTAAGAATACATTTCTTTTATTCTCAAAGACACACATGATGAGTGGTAACACGAAACCTACTGCGATTTCCTGGTTGACATGAACTACCTCATAAACACGCACAAACAAATTTAATCTCTTAAAATCTTGCAAAATGGGAAAATAGAAACGTGTATTTTACGTCTTGCTTTTAGCTATAAAACAGTGACTTTGCTATGATATAACTGCTAAATGGAAACGTACGAACAATCTTAGTGTTAACGTGCCCGGTATATAGCACATTTTTAGATGTAACAATAATATCTGAGTGCTTAGTGTAATCTAGCAATGTTGTAGCGTTGATGTAACCTAATAGAGTTGGTCATCTTAGTCTAATTGAAACAAATGGTAAACCTTCGGGCTGTTGCAAATCCAATTGTGTAATTTTGATCTAATTTTTGTGAATGTTTGATCCCGATTTGGTCCGGGAAACTCGGTGAAAGCAGCCATTATATGAGGTCTTCCAATCAGGAAGTGTCAATTGTCAGTTATATCGCGTATCGATCTAGTACTTCGAACATGATACCATAAAGGGccgtatatacatttgtatgtacaaacTATATCTCAATGTATTACTAGTAATTCAAAAGGTATAATTTCTTCACGGCACATCGATAATGCTACAATTGTGGATATCATATTGGATACGTTAATGGATAAATCCCACAGCTTTTCCTTACCGCTTTAATAGAGAATTTATTGAGAAACTGCTAAGAAATAAGAATATATGTCTTTCCTTAGCTTAACCGAGAAACAATATGTGCGTAACTTGTCTCTAGATGCACAATGGGCCATAGCGTTCAACTCGCCTTCAGCATACAGATGACACACGTGCACTGATGGAAATGACACATGGTTTGTTCTAATATGCTTTGAATATTCCCATCAAGATATATCTGCTATTCAATTCTAGAAGAGCACAGAAGTACCATATGGCTATATTGTAATCCGATGCCAGATGTTTATAATGTACTTTTACATTGATCTACGGAATAAATTATGCTTAGATACTTGAAGGAGACTTCCAACATCAAGTCTCGTCATCTGTCGCTTACAGATGTAACCTTTTATACATACATCTCCTGATCATGAACGCTTTCAAATTTTGCATTGTGCAGGTAAAAGAAGTATCGCTTCGATACCAAATAGCAGTGAAATCCTCTGTACCAAATTGAATgtctttgtatattcctgggaattcggagtgtattctcactgcattccagatatctGTACCTATTCTTGTGGCCGTCTCGAATACGAATACCCAATACAAGACCTTTtattcagacggcattccggcttattccgcctctcgtgtgaagaggtattaggtccatttggaattcccacccgaatgccgaatgtggcacgaattttgcaaagtcTACATTCCGGCtagttctgcttgattcctgctgattcggtttcagtgtgtgAAGGCCATATTACTCTGTGTTTTCAAAGAAGTGTCTTATTTTCTTAGCCTGTATCATATAATATTCTAAATGTTCTTAATACTTTCATGTTGATGCTAACTTGTACCTTGACCAAAGTGCAGGGTACATATgctatttttaaaaaagtagGTCAAGGGCGAAGATAAGATGGGTTTTTGGAAGCGATATGGGCAGTGGGTTGTCATACGCTGTTTCATGGGTACGGCATTGGAAGGCGGAGCGAGAAAAGTCGTACTAGTTAATTCCCAAACGGACACGACGTCTAGTCAGAAATGCCAGGAACCGAACCCGTGACCGCTGGATCTCGTACCTACTAACTTGGCTTGCCCACTTGGCCCACTCGACGGCACCATTGGTCATATTTTCTTTCCATTGATAATGCTTGGTACATAGATTATTTGTTAGAATAGTGATGGTGTGTTTTCTATATGACATTGCTTTATTGTCCGTATCTGCCTCGGTCGCTTCCAGTCTCCTTCTCAGTTTAGACCTtgaataaaatacatattcatgAAAAGGTGATATCAAATCTTTATGACTACTTATGAATATTTCAGTATAGTCTACAACAATATTGGCCGTTATCTTATATGAAGCCCTTTGGGAAATATAAAAAGGACCGAAACATACTCGCGGGGCAATACTTAACGTTGACCCGGCAGTGGTCATGCCATGGAAATTCCCCTTATACGTGAAGCGCATGTGACTCAGATCTTTTACTACTCTTTTGTTGATTCGAGGCAGCCTTGTAGAGTTCATGTAATTCTTCATCAAAATATCTTTACGCTTTTGTATGGCATCATGCAAAAATGATGTTGACGAACGCTGATAACTGGCATTTGGGGACTTTTTATTGACATTTTATTACCGCTCTGGTGTAAACAAATGGAAAACGTACAGTAAGGAATTTTGTAAGTGTTCAAAGTTTTGAAATCCCTGAAGGCGCAAAAGTAGATAGGTTAGGTGAAAGTTTCAATCCGAAAAGAGAGTGTGCAACTAGAATCTTGATCATGTTTATCGAGAAATCGACCGCATCGGAGTAAGTAACTGCCAAAAAAATGCCACAATGCCCAGAGGATTTTTTAGAGCGAAATAACTTTGTTTGGGGAATGAATTCAGACATTCGTCTATTAAAGTTGTGTTAGCCAGTCGGGTGAAGTAACATGTAGAGATCGTACTGCGTTTGGTGAgtttttttaacgagtttgctcagttaCAGGTCAAGAGGCCACTAGCCACTGAACAACTTAGATATAATGCCACATAACGAGACCCGGATTCGAAGGTCACATTTATGACTACatacaaggggtgatcaataagccgtcggcctcacccagaaataatgatCAAAACTCAGATTtggaagcatagatgtcaagtataaagccTTAATGAATGTGAACCAAATTGTAAGGTAttatgatcattactttgcaagcGACGCCCAGTAACCGTAGGTAAGAGAGGAGGAAAAAAATATGGACAACTGAGCTGCGGCCTGAGGGGTACGGTCCAACTTGTTCTGATGAAAGTCAGGCACCCAAttctttctacttgaaatacGAAGGGAAACATTATCAAACATATTGGCAATGTCTTAAGAGAATtaacggcatggggaactcggctcacacatgtctgatcacagttaacccttgtttttctcgccacttacctactgatttttaaaaaggcgTTGCCTGGAAATTAAAGTAATTACTGCAATGATTCGAAATTTGGAGAATAGGCTTTATACTACGGAGTTTGTAGAAAGCCTCGGAAatatctgagttgtgcttattatttctgggtgaggtcGCATTGATCTCCCCCGTTTATATGATTAGGACTCTATAAGtgagaaacatcatgattgagacgaACTGACCCAGTACTAACAACAAATCCATGCATTCTAACGAACCAGAACTAAAAGAGAGTTGCACAATACATTTCTGCATCAGGCCTAAATTTAATCGCAATAGGCATCGACTACATGATGCGCTGGTGTgatttagcctccaccagactgTCTACCATAGAAATAGTCAAATTTAGCCGACTAGACAGAGTAACCTGCCAGGGGAGTTGGGCACCGCACGGTATCATTTCTTTGCAGAGTTTACCCATTTCCAAGGGAAAATATTATCCATAGCGCTGGCTCACTCTACTCCTATTATTCATCCTATTTCTGTCGAATTGTTACAATCACAAACCCCTAGGGAGACATGGTAAAGGCTTTGAGATAGATAACAAAACTAACTATCAACTACAATTACAATAAATAACGGTTGCTAGTCAAAAGGAGCGATATCTTATCAGGCCTTCCAACTTCTGATGAAAATTCCCTGTGAAACTCTAGCGTTGTTTTCCTATGCATATGAGCCCCATATTTGCTGGGGAAAGATCAGTAGCTGTGGTGGTGCATCTATGAAACATTGTTTAGTACACGAGTCCGTTGAAGTCTGGCAGCAGAGTGATATTGTACAAGTGTATAGGACAGACATGGGCTGATATGATGCAAACGGCAGTATTGTGAATTTGTTGTGTCGTTCTTCTCCGGCTACGTCTTCGgtggtaacaggttgtttcgcaacaatgtcagttcgcaaccgttagttcgcaacaaggcaagccttttcgcaacaaggtacaagtcgtttcgcatcatttgaatgttattaatcttgatagcctaatagtattagaaatcataTTCCTAACATACTTATACTCATTTCGCGTAAAAATTTTACCGGGTGTgaaagacaaccccggcggcagaggaacatagggccgcatggacctgacagcccgatgattttcatgCCCCGGGCGGTACAGTTTATACGTGCACATGCACGTgtaggagtataattatgttaggaatacgatttctaatgcTATAAGGCTATCAAAATTAATAACatgcaaatgttgcaaaacgacttgtaccttgttgcgaaaagacttgtaccttgtacatgttgcgaaaagacttgccttgttgcgaactggcggttgcgaactgacattgttgcgaaacaacctgtataAAACCGTCTGCGGTCACTTGTATTCAAACGATGTGTAAAAGAAAGGACCACCATCAAGCACTATTTGTGTACACAAATATGTCTAGTATTGGTAAAATACCAGCCATGAATTGTAGATGATAAAGCCGGATCCCCTTCTTTCAAGCCTTTGAGTTTAGAATCATTTTCAAAGCAGAAACAGCTGTACTGAATAGAATGCCTTTGAATGGTTAAATAGTGATATTCACTATTTCTGGTCTAGTCTACTCCAATGTTGACTCGAGTGTGTAACTCCATGTATTGTTATTACTCACGTACATATTTGAAAGACTGACAATGTTCTACAAGCGTACTGACCTGTGTGGTTTCCTTTCGCATAGGCTCTCCAAAATCTTCCGAGATGTTTTGAAGTTCTGAGTAGTAGTTGTTGTCACCTTGAGACAGGACTACGCCGCAGAACGCCAGCATTGCGCCAAGAAACAACGAAgtcttcatctttttttctttgaactAACGCGGGACAGAGGTGCAAGGAGTGTTCACGAACTGGATCAATTGCCACAATCCCTCAGTGCGCTTGATACATAAATAACGATTGACGCCCGCCCTCGATGTTCTTTCGGGCCACTGATTGGTTGCGAATAATATTCAAATGAgaaagcaaaatagaaagctctcAGAAAGCAAAATAGGATTCTTGCACTGATTCTTGATATGATGTCTTAATTTCATGTATGTGTCCGTTTATGTATCAATACAGTAGATATCTTTATTTACACAACAAAGATTCAGAAGGtcttattcatatctatagatattcatatatatgcAATGCATTATAGACATATATAAACATAATGTAGACAagtgtatacaaatgcatttcatacatgtatgaacatcTATGAATATGAATAGTCAATATGTTGAGTCCAGCgtatcatttacactattgtacatagtacatatgtTTGCCTAATTATTTTCTTGTTAGGGGGCGGCGTTGGTAAAAGTTGACTCAACATCTCGGCGTCGTCATCCCGTCTAGTTTGTCATATTCGGGCCGACATTTGAACCTATTACTAATACTGTTTACTCGGAagtgtgttttgtaaacaatAGTCACATGAGTCTTTAAACAGAGAATCCTTAAAAACGAACAACATTTCCGACGTTCATCCTACTAACTTGAAGACAAGACGTACGACATCTCATCATTTCACCATGAAGTTGCTGGTGGTTGTTGTGTTCTGCTGCATGGTTGGTGCCTCTTTCGGGGCAGCTATCGGTAAGTACAGTAATTCGCGTTTGAACAGTTAACATGCAACGTGTCTCTTGAATTAAGAGAATAGAGCTAGAAATGCTTTCAAGATGACTTCAGTAGCTGATGTTGAAGAATCGTACAACGTTATTGCATTGAGATAGCCGGTTGACTCCTACTACTAAAGTATCGCTTCCGACAGCATGTATGTACAAGGAGCTTTACAGGGAgcttaaaagctccttggtatgtACTTATACATGCAAGTACAAAATTAACAGCCATCACCTAATTTCCTGCCATATGCTATGTGGCAGTCTGTCTTCAACATACTGAACCAAGCCGACAACTTTATCTATTACCATGATATGATATTAGggttgttcctttttttttgtaccaaCAAAAGTACATCTGTAGTATATACTGGGTAACAATTACTCTATTTCTCACATTGTACTGCCCATTAATGCTTTGTAACAAAAAATTGTGTACAGCTGCGTTTTGCCTTATTCCGACGTCACGAATCATGACGTCACAGATTAGGTCATGGGAACATGACCAGTTGGCACTGTGCAAATAATATCGATTGTTAGACACTGCAAAACAAAAGTCTGGCACAACTAAACAATCAATTATAGAATGACAAAATCATGTGAAAAATAACGTTAAACATATGAGATATGTATGAACGTATTCACTAGAAGTCTAGCGAACTTTCTAAATAGTGAATACAATAAGTTTTATTCTTACTGGACTGTCAATTTTCCTGAAATCTAGCTATTTTTGTCCCTCCAGCGTCTGTCGAGTGTCCGAACGGGGATCACATTGTGAGCTGTTTTGTTAACCCCTGTACCTACACCCAGTGTAGGGACGGATATGAATGCGTGTAAGTCTTCTCTCAATGATAAATTTTAATGGCAACTTTGTGCTTAAGTTGTATAACATTTGGCTCTCTTTTTATTTACATCCCTTAGTTTGTCCAAGCTAGATTGACCGTCGCGTAGTGATTTTTTACACCCTTTGTCCCAACAGTGCCAACTACTGTGGCGGGTGTAATGCCGTGTGCGTCCCGGCTCAGCCCCTGATCTCTGGTGAGTTTTTCTACATGTCGTCACGCCCTAGAATATGTCACTTCAAGCAAAACTATTGTGCATGTATACCTAATCATCTCTGCACCCATCCAGGGGGACGTATACATACACGTAGTACTAGGCAGCTTTCACTCTCATCCACGTGCTATATTACATGTTATATCACCACCAACGGTACATCTCCTCACAGGCAGATCATTGAGCGAATCTTCGATGTACATGGAATctcatgtatgtttgtttcaCCTGCAGACAACGGATGTCCCCCTGGCGTTCAGGAGGTGAACTGCTTCGCAGACCCCTGCTTGGCGATGTTGTGCGCACCTGGATACGTCTGCAGGTAGGGGCTAATGTTGCCATAGTTTCCTTCtgacacatacacagtacatgtcCAGATATCGGTATGACTATGTTCAGGAGTTCACTGTATATATCTAGATCTATCTGGGTTTAGTTTTCGGTATTTCATGACAtttatgtaacgctagttcacctttatccatggggtagccgttatccgttgtttttataAAGTTTATCTAGGggtatcaagttgacagacgtACGCGTTGGTTTAAATTGCTGTAATATCTAATTTTCTACAtagtgaaaatattgcaatttgaaaccagcgTCTGTCGACTTAACATCCCTTAATACCCTGTTCCTGTTTTTTAGataacggatatatgttaccccacggataaaggtgaaaatCTGTTTAAAATCTATAAGTATCTTTTCAACTTTAATCATTGGTCAAACCAAGGTCTAATCAGTTGTGCTGCGTTTGCAATTGATGCAAGCCTAACCAACATGCACAATGTTTTCATCTTATCTCACTAGAGTGTAGGTACTACAGTATGCGgtatatgcaaattaacaccaACCGTACGCATTTTTATCTCAATATCAGGTCTAACTACTGCGGCGGCTGTAACGGAGAGTGTGTCCTGCAGGACGGGTTGACTATTTGAACTGCCTGGTGGATATTTACATATCTACAGCAGAGGAAGATCAaccaaaatgacaaataaagaaGGTCTCAAACGGCATATCAACAGGCCTGATTTATTGAACAATATTAATGTTGATGTCTAGGATAAGAGTTTGGTTACATTTCTACTTGTGCATGGGGAAAGGGAAGGAATGGATATCTGAGAAAGAATGACAGAACCCACAAGAGTGTACCATAGatagcaataaatatttcaagtttGATTACGTTACAACCCTCTCTATCACGTACACAAGTCTCACTTTCAACCTGAACTTTTTAGAATTACTCTAGTAAATGTACTTCTAGGCAAACCTGAATAAACAAATTGGCGGACTTAATTTTGCTACGACCAACATATAATGTGAAATTCACTTGCTCGTTCTGTTTGATTTGCTTTGTCTGGTAGTCATTGGATCCATTCTTTTTTCTGTGTAATTCAATAGAACTTTATAAGAAGTGAATCAACAATGTACCGGAGATCTTTCATCATTTTGAATCACTTTCTAAAACTCGTAGCGAGTTTCTCTGCTGTAGCG encodes the following:
- the LOC118411596 gene encoding uncharacterized protein K04H4.2-like, with protein sequence MKLLVVVVFCCMVGASFGAAIASVECPNGDHIVSCFVNPCTYTQCRDGYECVANYCGGCNAVCVPAQPLISDNGCPPGVQEVNCFADPCLAMLCAPGYVCRSNYCGGCNGECVLQDGLTI